From the genome of Eublepharis macularius isolate TG4126 chromosome 4, MPM_Emac_v1.0, whole genome shotgun sequence:
ATATAGAGTCTAGACACTTTTGCACATTATAGGCATTCACTTGAATGTCGATTAGATTTTGTACTCTGGTGGAGATTTTGTAATCTTTTGCAGCCATTAATTAAATCGCTTTAGAGCTGATGAATTAATAACTCCAGGTATGACCCTCACAACTATACATTTTCTCATTTTAAGACTTTATTTTGACATTAGGCAGACCCTCCAGTTTTTGCTTTGAATATACAAAATTATCTTACGTTTAGGCAGACCATTGAGCCCCTCTGGTTAAGCCTGCTTCAGTGAGCAGGGGCTCACTCTGAGGCAGAGAGGGGGTTTTCCCCCCAAACCTGCAGTTTAGTAttgtaattggagatgccagagatcgaACTAGGACCTTccgcatacaaagcagatgctacCTGAGCTACCGTTTTTAAGTTTACTTTTTTGAGGAATGCAGaaggacatactttgtaaaccgctctgagtgggcattaagttgtcctgaagggcagtatataaatggagtgttgttgttgttgttgatattattattgttgttactactgctactactactactactactactactactactactactactactactacattatTATCTCCTCCTATGTCCACTAGGTCCACTATCCTACAAGAAAGCAAGTCACTGTTGAAATCCCGGACTGTTTCGGATCAAGCAGTAGCAGAAGCCTTATGTTCGGTCATGCTTCTTGAAGATAGCTCTCCACGCCAGGCTCTGGCAGACTTCCTGCTAGCCAGGAAATCTGCAATTCAGCAGCTTTTGAACCAGCCCCATCATGGTAGGCACAAGCATCATTATCTCCTAGATCAGTGCAATATGTTGTGCCCCCCCATCCAGTGGAGGTTTGGCTCATTTTTCATGGCCCTTTTCCCTTTTGTATCACTATATCGAGGGTAAAGTTCAATATCAAGGATGTAAGTATTATCTCTGTAAAGCAAATGCTGcctgatgagagccagtttggtgtagtggttaggagcgcgggactctaatctggagagccgggtttgattccccgctcctccacttgaagccagctgggtgaccttgggtcagtcacagctctctcggagctctctcagccccacccacctcacagggtgttttgttgtggggataatcatgacatactttgtaaaccgctctgagtgggcattaagttgtcttgaagggcggtatataaatcgaatgttgttgttgttattattatatctaaCATCCTCGGAAAAGATACTATCGGCAGCTCTGGGTCAATTTAAGCTGCTGTGGTGTTGATTCCACTTACTATTCTGGATAATGCATGGATGTTTCACTTCTAAGGTGAGGCCCTTTCAGTTACTGGAACTAGAGGTAATAAAGTAATTGAACTGGACCTAAATGTAAATCAATGCTTCTTCAGAATTGACACTGAGGGTACAGGGGATCTTCCCCCTGTTGGCTTTCTTCATAACTGGCTGCGTGATCCGGCATTCTTGTATCTAACTGATAAAATGTAGATGTTTACTGTTTTCCCCTGCTTTGAAATATTTAAATGTCAAGGATATGGAAATTCATTGAGTTATCTAGCTATCGCTTTCTTTTTGTAAGCAGTACAATGAAAGGCTTATCTGTCCATGGAAGCAACGCCTCTGCCTTTCACAGCAGAGAGTCATAGTTGCTGAATAAGAAAGTGCCACTCAGTAATCCGCTATAATTTCTAAACAGATGCAGGCATCAAAGCACAAGTCTGCTCCTTGGTGGAACTCCTAGCCACCACACTCTATCAAGCGCACGCCCTCTTCTACACCTTGCCAGAGGGGGTGCCCTCGGACTCATCCCTCCCATCTGGCTTGCTCTTCTCAGCATTGGAGACCATCACAAGCCAGCATCCAGCAGGTGAGCAGCAGGGGAGGTAGTGGCAGAGATGCTGCAAAGGGGCGTCCTTTGTCTGGTTAGGGCCCGGTTCAGTCTCCAATGAACTAGTCTCTTCTCCTGCTGTGCAATTCTCACAGGCAAAGGCATCACCGTTTTGAAAGAAGAAACCAAGCTGAGCACCTGGTTCAAATACTTGCCTCCTTCCGTAACACAGTTCCAGCCAACCCTCAGAACTCTGGCACATCCCATTAGCCAGGATTACCTAAGAGACACGCTGCAGAAATGGATCAACATGTGAGTTTGCAGGGACCATCTCTTGCTGGAAGCATTTGTCCTTGTTGCCCGGTGGGAAAGCAGGTTGTGTATTTCCTTGGAGGCATATGGTTATGGGAGGTACGTAGCTGTCGGGTGTTATGCAGCAAACACCGTCTCTGTTCTGCCAATTGAGTGAATTAGGCAAGACACACAACTTGCCCAAGTGTAGATGCAGATTTTCTAACTATTTTGGAGTTTGATCCTTTACTGACCATGTTGGAGATGTACTGCTGCTTGGCAGGGTAGAGAGAGAGGCTATTTATTGTTACCTGGGTCCCATTGGCAGCCCTAGCACTGTGTCCTAGTTTTCTGTAGCTACACAAGCGCGATTGAGACAGCAGCTGACTTTTTTTTTATTACCACCAAGAGTCCTCCACCCCTCTGACCTCTTAAGAAGAGGAGGCTTATGGTGCAGTGTTTCTGAACCCCCTTCCTCCCAGCACTCTTGTCCGCAGCACTGATGAAAGACGAGCACCTCTTTGAATTCTCTGGCCACCATTCCACCAATCAGCCGCTCACGACACAATGCAGCTGTTCTAGCACATCACAAGAGGCCACCTGCAGTTACAAGGCTGTAGACCCTTCCACTTGGCCCAGCACAGTTTGTTCAGGGAGAGTGCGGCTTTCTATGTATTTATTAAACATACACCCCACCTTTCCATTAACGTGCTCAAGGCACCTAACGGAACTCAATGGTGCATCAGTACAAATTTAAAAACCTGTGAGCTGGCCCTTTTCTCAGCCACAAGCTGTTCATATGGGGTGGGGAAATCCTAACCATGTTTTTCTATTGACAGAAGATGCTTCCACCCGCAAGAAGGTGGTGGTAGCTTTCATCTTCAGCGATGTTTTTGGGGATTCACCGGCTCCAGGGCAATGATTTCGGGGAGCATAACAGGAGAGGAGagtttgcttctgcttcttttgctCTGATCACACTTAATgggattcagggctttttttcagctggaacgcagtggaacggagttccggaacctcttgaaaatggtcacacggccggtggccccgccccctgatctccagaggggagcttagattgcaatctcaactcccctctgtctggcgatcagggggcggggccaccggccacgtgaccattttctccgagggcaacccactgagttccaccgcctcttttcccagaaaaaaagccctgatgggatTCGTCCCATGGTGAAGTGGTCGTAGTACGTCTGACAATGGAGAGACGTCCCTGGGCCCTTTCTCAGCCGAATCAGTGGGTGTTCTCTCTGCCTGCAGCAGGGATGGCAGAATTGGAAGAAACTAAGGGAGCTGTCCATTGAGCATCTCACCGTCCAGCATTTCTTTCAGGTGCAATGAAGATATCACAAGTGGGATCACCAGCTTGCTGGTTTACGTGAAGAGCTTGAAAGGTCTGGCTGGGATCCGTGATGCAGTGTGGGAGCTGCTCACCAGCGAGTCCATGAGCCAGAACTGGGAGACGGTGTGTTGCCGGCTCCTGGACAAGCCCATTTCTTTCTGGGAAGATCTGTTGCAAGAGCTCTTCTTGGACAGACTACAGGTGAGAAACTGGTAGAGCTTGGCTAGGTAGCTGTAGCCTATTAGGCATTTGGCTCAAATTTATTCTGAGCCAAGGAAACAGAGTTTACTGGGGGGAAATGGCTCCTCTTCAGCGGGACTAAATCAGAACTGTTAGTATCCGATTTCCTCTTCGGTTATGCACGTATGCTTGTGGTATAAAAAGAACTCGGTTCCTAAAAGTACTGATGCTGCACATTGCTGAGAGCGGCATTTTAATTTTAGGGCTGCATTGAGGGGGGCGGAGATGAGAAGGCGTGCTCCGCTAATGAAAGTGCTTCCATGGGTGGAGATGCTCGGTGGTATACAAGCCATAGGGGGGAAAACTTGCTTCCTATGGAAAACCTGCTTGGCGCCCGTAACAAACCAACTTCGACAATATATTCGACTTCCTGTTTGTCGATCTCCAGGTGTTTCTGTACGACTTGCTAAGTCTCGATGAATGCATTCCTCTCCCCTTTGCATATCTTTGCCTGCCTATATCCTTGCCTTTTTCCTAGGGAAAGGAAGCCTCAGCTACAGGCTCCGTAGCAAGAAATCGCCCATGTCGATCAGCTTGCTAACTCCGAGTAGTCAGTTTCCATTTTGAGTACAGCCATGAGaatcacctggggggggggggaggtcaagcGGCAGATCTTAAGGGCATTTCTCATAACCTTCAGTATTTCTTGCTACCCTGTAAAGCCGTCCTAATGCTTCTGGTTGCTGCTATGGTGAGTGGCTACGCCAGCTTCTGTGTCTCTGAGGAATGagctttttcttttccagactCTGACCAAGGAAGGGTTTGATGACATCGCCACCAGCTCCGGGGAGATCCTTATGCTGGCTGTACAAGAGCTCGAGGCGAAGTTCGGCACCTCTGCCCCCAACAAACATACCCTGTATGAACAGAACATGGCCTCTTTCTTGTGGTCAGAGAGTCCTAACGACTTGCCGCCCGACGCTGCCTGGATCACTGTGGCGAACCGCAGCCAGTTCACCAAGAGCGGGCTGTCCATGAAGGCTCAAGCCCACAGCCCCTGCGTCCAGAGCTTCTGCAGCGCTTTGGACTCCAAACTGAAGGCTAAGCTGGATGACCTTCTGTCCTACTTGCCGTCAGACTCCTCCGTATCCAAGGAGACGCTGAAAGGACAGTCCTGGAACTCTGCCTTTGACCGGTACGCCGACACAGGCACGGTGGAGGAGCTGTTGCGCAGCCGCTGCATCTGCTGCGTGGATTACGTGCTGGGCAGCGTAAGGGAAGAGCTGTGTCGCGCTCAGGAGGTGCTCCAGGGGTGCCCAGATGCTTTGCACAGCCCCACGTTAAACACTGTCCTCTTCATGGCACGGCTGTGTCGGTCGCTCGGGGAATTGTGCCCACACCTGAAGCAGTGCATTCTGGGTAAATCGGGTAGCTCAGAGAATGTGACAAGGGAGCCCTGGCCTCTGAAAAAGGTGGGCAAAGGGAAAGTTCAAGAAGTGAGTCCCATAAAGGCCAAGTGGCAAGAGCTGAACGAACGGTTGCTGCAGGATAGCCAGTCTGCCTATCGAATCTGGAGCAGTGTCGTTGCTAAGGTGAGTGACTTCTTTGAGGgattttccttttcctttgtgATTTGATTTGGTAGATCTAACATTGCTGCTTCCCATCTTACAGAAAGCACAGTGGCTTATTGTGTGCACCAAGACCTTGCCAGCGTACAGCTGAAATCTGTAACGGCATCAAGACAGAAAAATGTCATTAGGCTGACATTAGCTTTCCAAAGGGTTTTGATAGAATGTGGGGTAGAAGAACAGGATATGGCTGAAGTCAGAGCTCCTGACACACAATTCTTCTCACCTTTCCTTGATATTGGCCTCTGCCTCCAACAGACAAATGGTAGTTTCTTTGTAGAGGTACCAGTTTAAAATTGGAAAGCTGCTAAAATCAGTTTAGAATTGGAAAGCTACTAATGAGGTCTCAATACCAAATCTTGTCTTTTTGCAGAAATTTCAGATTTGCAAAAAGACATTAGATGTTGGACGTGCTTGCGATTGCTGTGCACAGACTCCTTATATGCCCAGAATCTCATTCAAACAGAACGAGATTGCATCTGACCCTGTCCTGTTACTgatgttgtttgtgttttatgctAGGTCCTGGTTCAGAATTTCACACAGTCCTTACTAAAGGATGAAGCTGGGTCCATTTTAGCAACAGCTACCAACtgggaggaaattgaaattgagGAAGAGACTGAGAGTGGAAGCAGTATTAAGTCTAAGATACGACTTCCTGTCCAggtgagattgggggggggggggagcaagctaAAATATAACTAATAGCAAGAACTCAGTATTATGAATAAAGGTCAGTCTACACAGTCTTTAGTATATATATGAGGGAAAACTGGCATGTGCGGTCACCCAATAGCCCCTTAGTAGGCCTCTAGTTTACACACCTGGGGGAGGAATTATGAACCTGCAGCCCAGTTCTGCACCCCAAGGAACTGAGGAACAGGATAAAAAAATGGCGTCaacatagtgatgctctaggaattcaggGGACCCACCAAATAAAAACCTTCCTTTCAAGAAAATGTAATCTCTCTACCTGTGCACTATCTGATGTTATTTGCAGCCCTCCTGGAGTGTCCAAGCCCTCCTCTTCAACTTGTGCCAAGAAGTCAGTCGAGTCGGTGGTCACACCCTTCCAAAGGTCACCTTGCAAGATCTACTAAAGATGTGTATGACTGAAATATTAGCTGGCTACGAAAAACTGTCAGAAAAACACACAAACGCACAGGAAAAGGTGTGTGGCTCTGGTCTGTGGGCTACTGTAATGTTGGATCGGGGTATTTTGGAAATCCTGGTACAAAGATGGGGTTGAAAACCTGGGAAATTAAAGTCTAAAGTAAAGTAAAACTGTTATGAATCCCCCTGCTTCAGTTTTAGTAGATGGCGGGttatttttctctccctttccccgcCCCCAGTTAACCAGGAAAACTCCAAGGAGTCTGGGCGTgttttgtgggggggggtgtgtgtgtggatcttTGACAACCTTGGATGGAAACAGTTGTCACACATTTCCATTATTGCTTGTGTCTCTGGTTTCCCAGCAATTAAAAATCAAATGATGACCCTTGATCTATTAAGCCATTGTAGATTGTGAGGTctttgttctgtcctagaaagCTGGACAGCGTTGGAATAACTTGAATATAATTTTTTCTGGGTCAGACCAAGCTAGGATTATGTCTCTTGTAAAGACGTCAGTCTGAAGCAAGGGCTGGTCAAACCGGGTATTTATAAAGTCCCGTGAACGTTTTTAGAACACTTCTGGCTTATTGACAGAACCATCCTTCATGAAGTTCAATGACCCTCATCATTTCTAGATTCAGGATGCacctttcatttatttacatatatCTTGCGCCTTTCTTCTGTTGTTGTGTAGAGAGTTTACAGGTGGTCAGGGGTTCAACCAGACCCACAATTGGCTTCAGCGATTGCACTGCATACCCTCAGTCTGTACCCTGGCTGCCAACCCAGGACATCTTTCATACTGCATTACTTTTTGTCTAGAACTCTCCTTTTCACCTTTATAGCTTATTTTTTGAAGAACGAAAGTGGCATCCCGCTAGCTGAAGTCTAGTACAgtgatactttaaaaaaagaaaatgtaattaTGCTATTAGCCTTTGCCGATAGTTCACGGGAGTTATATGATCTCTAAGTGCCAGAAAAATCACCCCTTGAGCCTGATGCTAACCAAGTTTAATCCTGAATAAATCTCAGTGTCCAACAGGTTTACTTTCAAGGATATATTCTTAAGATTGTGACTCTGCAACTGCTGCTTAAATTGTCCTTTAGATTTGCCCAGTCACACGGGAGCTGTTTTTCCAAACAATTGAGGACCATGTATCTGAGAACTGGATCTGGGCGACGCAACCGTAGGGGAAGGGCAGATCATGCAGTTCTTTCCCATGGAACTGATACCGCGGGGTTTGCCTCGCAGGCCGTGGCTCACGTGTGGCTGCGAGTCATCTGAAGGGCACCCAAGTTCACATGAGCAGCTGTTGGTGCACTGTTAAGAGAATGCTCCCCCATTAGCCTTGTTCTCACTCCCGCATGCACGTACAGtccttgtgtgtgagagagat
Proteins encoded in this window:
- the COG1 gene encoding conserved oligomeric Golgi complex subunit 1 isoform X3, whose product is MAAAAAEAAALEALKRGGAGAAEALFEAHSAAELRAAERRLRAGIEGKREELRQMVGERYRDLIEAADTIAQMRLSAQRLLQAVRGLQQRRAAGPAAAPAGQAPSAHRGRRSPGGPAREAGAPPQTVQSQEKFHCLAAQIQLLLQVPEKIWSAMESSQYLQATQLYLLCCHLHGLLHLDSSGTRYSPILARFPILVRQMAASSHFRSTILQESKSLLKSRTVSDQAVAEALCSVMLLEDSSPRQALADFLLARKSAIQQLLNQPHHDAGIKAQVCSLVELLATTLYQAHALFYTLPEGVPSDSSLPSGLLFSALETITSQHPAGKGITVLKEETKLSTWFKYLPPSVTQFQPTLRTLAHPISQDYLRDTLQKWINMCNEDITSGITSLLVYVKSLKGLAGIRDAVWELLTSESMSQNWETVCCRLLDKPISFWEDLLQELFLDRLQTLTKEGFDDIATSSGEILMLAVQELEAKFGTSAPNKHTLYEQNMASFLWSESPNDLPPDAAWITVANRSQFTKSGLSMKAQAHSPCVQSFCSALDSKLKAKLDDLLSYLPSDSSVSKETLKGQSWNSAFDRYADTGTVEELLRSRCICCVDYVLGSVREELCRAQEVLQGCPDALHSPTLNTVLFMARLCRSLGELCPHLKQCILGKSGSSENVTREPWPLKKVGKGKVQEVSPIKAKWQELNERLLQDSQSAYRIWSSVVAKVLVQNFTQSLLKDEAGSILATATNWEEIEIEEETESGSSIKSKIRLPVQPSWSVQALLFNLCQEVSRVGGHTLPKVTLQDLLKMCMTEILAGYEKLSEKHTNAQEKKKGMLPVTQNRALQLLYDLRYLNIVLTSKSEELKSSRNKQDSRIEKQTDFLESYIDPFDLDVFTPHLNSNLNRLVQRTAVLFGLLTGAENQYTSRSSALTSQELHNILPLASSQIRFGLLPLSMSSSRKTKSILRNSEHKAQYDADQ
- the COG1 gene encoding conserved oligomeric Golgi complex subunit 1 isoform X1, whose product is MAAAAAEAAALEALKRGGAGAAEALFEAHSAAELRAAERRLRAGIEGKREELRQMVGERYRDLIEAADTIAQMRLSAQRLLQAVRGLQQRRAAGPAAAPAGQAPSAHRGRRSPGGPAREAGAPPQTVQSQEKFHCLAAQIQLLLQVPEKIWSAMESSQYLQATQLYLLCCHLHGLLHLDSSGTRYSPILARFPILVRQMAASSHFRSTILQESKSLLKSRTVSDQAVAEALCSVMLLEDSSPRQALADFLLARKSAIQQLLNQPHHDAGIKAQVCSLVELLATTLYQAHALFYTLPEGVPSDSSLPSGLLFSALETITSQHPAGKGITVLKEETKLSTWFKYLPPSVTQFQPTLRTLAHPISQDYLRDTLQKWINMCNEDITSGITSLLVYVKSLKGLAGIRDAVWELLTSESMSQNWETVCCRLLDKPISFWEDLLQELFLDRLQTLTKEGFDDIATSSGEILMLAVQELEAKFGTSAPNKHTLYEQNMASFLWSESPNDLPPDAAWITVANRSQFTKSGLSMKAQAHSPCVQSFCSALDSKLKAKLDDLLSYLPSDSSVSKETLKGQSWNSAFDRYADTGTVEELLRSRCICCVDYVLGSVREELCRAQEVLQGCPDALHSPTLNTVLFMARLCRSLGELCPHLKQCILGKSGSSENVTREPWPLKKVGKGKVQEVSPIKAKWQELNERLLQDSQSAYRIWSSVVAKVLVQNFTQSLLKDEAGSILATATNWEEIEIEEETESGSSIKSKIRLPVQPSWSVQALLFNLCQEVSRVGGHTLPKVTLQDLLKMCMTEILAGYEKLSEKHTNAQEKKKGMLPVTQNRALQLLYDLRYLNIVLTSKSEELKSSRNKQDSRIEKQTDFLESYIDPFDLDVFTPHLNSNLNRLVQRTAVLFGLLTGAENQYTSRSSALTSQELHNILPLASSQIRFGLLPLSMSSSRKTKSILRNSEHKAQIPAPALTRAEETFQPGSLFRQLASEEEDPPASSLFKLGWLSSMTK
- the COG1 gene encoding conserved oligomeric Golgi complex subunit 1 isoform X2 produces the protein MAAAAAEAAALEALKRGGAGAAEALFEAHSAAELRAAERRLRAGIEGKREELRQMVGERYRDLIEAADTIAQMRLSAQRLLQAVRGLQQRRAAGPAAAPAGQAPSAHRGRRSPGGPAREAGAPPQSQEKFHCLAAQIQLLLQVPEKIWSAMESSQYLQATQLYLLCCHLHGLLHLDSSGTRYSPILARFPILVRQMAASSHFRSTILQESKSLLKSRTVSDQAVAEALCSVMLLEDSSPRQALADFLLARKSAIQQLLNQPHHDAGIKAQVCSLVELLATTLYQAHALFYTLPEGVPSDSSLPSGLLFSALETITSQHPAGKGITVLKEETKLSTWFKYLPPSVTQFQPTLRTLAHPISQDYLRDTLQKWINMCNEDITSGITSLLVYVKSLKGLAGIRDAVWELLTSESMSQNWETVCCRLLDKPISFWEDLLQELFLDRLQTLTKEGFDDIATSSGEILMLAVQELEAKFGTSAPNKHTLYEQNMASFLWSESPNDLPPDAAWITVANRSQFTKSGLSMKAQAHSPCVQSFCSALDSKLKAKLDDLLSYLPSDSSVSKETLKGQSWNSAFDRYADTGTVEELLRSRCICCVDYVLGSVREELCRAQEVLQGCPDALHSPTLNTVLFMARLCRSLGELCPHLKQCILGKSGSSENVTREPWPLKKVGKGKVQEVSPIKAKWQELNERLLQDSQSAYRIWSSVVAKVLVQNFTQSLLKDEAGSILATATNWEEIEIEEETESGSSIKSKIRLPVQPSWSVQALLFNLCQEVSRVGGHTLPKVTLQDLLKMCMTEILAGYEKLSEKHTNAQEKKKGMLPVTQNRALQLLYDLRYLNIVLTSKSEELKSSRNKQDSRIEKQTDFLESYIDPFDLDVFTPHLNSNLNRLVQRTAVLFGLLTGAENQYTSRSSALTSQELHNILPLASSQIRFGLLPLSMSSSRKTKSILRNSEHKAQIPAPALTRAEETFQPGSLFRQLASEEEDPPASSLFKLGWLSSMTK